In Methylacidiphilum infernorum V4, a single window of DNA contains:
- a CDS encoding ABC transporter substrate-binding protein yields MITFPFSQRPATPGNKKGGMGLFPFFSFILLLSFIASGCYSQRKIQKAQRPSYPFFEDMEKSALPVGKRGGLFIESSAAEPSTFNWLVSEDATSSSFLNLMFDSLLSYNPIEDKVVPGLAKSWEVAPDNKTFRFMLRKGLTWSDGVPITADDVLFSFACIYDPRFPNRNAYDLSVGGKPFQVQKIDELTVQIQTPEIFAPFLRYMSGMPLMPKHILEPYYKDGSLQNQWNISTAKKNPQSIVGSGPFLILSYNPGERIVLSANPRYWKRADYEIRLPYIDYLIVKFVKDANASLIAFASGQTDIEGISPDNVAWVQKGEKIYHYTVYDRGPSTASSFLWFNQNPGKNKNAVPYVIPYKLKWFQNRLFRQAVSYGIDREGIIAGVLFGRGTPLWGPETPANVKWYNPNVKKYPYNPRLALELLERAGFHKDASGRLLDQDNHPVSFNLLTNQENPIRTAMATVFKENMKQLGIEVHLQFIDFGTLVTKISDSYEYEACLLGLTGGGDPADGMSVFMSKGRLHQWYPNQPEPATPWEAEIDRLMIEQLTTLDEEKRRRCWFKVQEIMSEEQPYIYLVTPNTYVGLKNRWRNVQIPRIGPLVWNIEEIWTP; encoded by the coding sequence ATGATTACATTTCCTTTTTCTCAGCGCCCTGCTACTCCTGGGAATAAAAAAGGGGGGATGGGGTTGTTTCCTTTTTTTTCATTTATCCTTCTTTTGTCGTTTATCGCCAGTGGGTGTTACAGCCAGAGAAAAATTCAAAAAGCCCAAAGACCCAGCTATCCCTTTTTCGAAGACATGGAGAAATCCGCTTTGCCGGTAGGCAAAAGAGGAGGGCTTTTCATAGAATCCAGTGCTGCCGAGCCCTCGACCTTTAACTGGCTTGTTTCTGAAGATGCCACTTCCTCTTCTTTTCTTAACCTGATGTTTGACAGCCTGCTTTCCTATAATCCCATCGAAGACAAGGTCGTCCCCGGGTTAGCCAAGAGCTGGGAAGTAGCTCCGGACAACAAGACTTTCCGCTTTATGCTGAGAAAGGGATTAACTTGGAGCGATGGGGTCCCGATTACCGCCGACGACGTCCTCTTCAGCTTTGCCTGTATTTATGATCCCCGGTTTCCTAACCGCAACGCCTATGATCTATCCGTAGGCGGCAAGCCTTTTCAAGTACAAAAGATCGACGAGCTGACCGTCCAGATCCAGACCCCTGAAATTTTCGCCCCCTTTTTACGCTACATGTCCGGGATGCCCCTCATGCCCAAACATATTCTAGAACCCTATTACAAGGATGGATCTCTACAAAACCAGTGGAACATCAGCACGGCAAAAAAAAATCCTCAATCGATTGTCGGCAGTGGGCCTTTTTTAATCCTTTCTTACAATCCCGGAGAAAGAATCGTTTTGAGTGCCAACCCGCGGTATTGGAAACGAGCCGATTATGAAATTCGGCTTCCCTACATCGATTATCTTATCGTGAAATTTGTCAAGGATGCAAACGCCAGCCTCATCGCTTTTGCATCCGGTCAAACGGACATCGAAGGGATCAGCCCGGACAACGTCGCGTGGGTGCAAAAGGGTGAAAAAATCTATCACTATACCGTTTACGACCGCGGTCCTTCCACGGCCTCTTCCTTTCTCTGGTTCAACCAAAACCCGGGAAAAAACAAAAACGCCGTCCCCTACGTGATCCCCTACAAGTTAAAATGGTTTCAAAATCGACTGTTCCGCCAGGCCGTTTCCTACGGCATTGACCGCGAAGGCATCATAGCCGGGGTGCTCTTCGGCAGGGGAACCCCTTTGTGGGGCCCGGAAACTCCCGCCAACGTCAAATGGTATAATCCCAACGTCAAGAAATACCCTTACAATCCTCGTCTTGCCTTGGAACTTCTCGAGCGGGCGGGTTTTCACAAGGATGCTTCGGGCCGACTCCTGGACCAGGATAATCATCCCGTTTCTTTTAACCTTTTAACAAACCAGGAAAACCCCATCCGTACCGCCATGGCCACGGTTTTCAAGGAAAACATGAAACAACTGGGCATCGAAGTCCACCTGCAGTTCATCGATTTTGGAACACTCGTGACAAAAATCAGCGATTCTTATGAATACGAAGCTTGCTTGCTCGGACTGACCGGAGGCGGGGACCCTGCCGACGGGATGTCCGTGTTCATGAGCAAGGGAAGGCTTCACCAGTGGTATCCCAATCAACCAGAGCCGGCCACCCCTTGGGAAGCCGAAATCGACAGGCTCATGATTGAGCAACTGACTACCCTTGACGAAGAAAAACGTCGGCGATGCTGGTTTAAGGTACAAGAAATCATGAGCGAAGAGCAACCTTACATCTACTTGGTTACCCCGAACACCTACGTGGGGTTGAAGAACAGGTGGCGCAACGTACAAATCCCTCGCATTGGACCCCTGGTATGGAATATTGAAGAAATATGGACTCCTTAA
- a CDS encoding MGMT family protein has translation MDSLISERDEKMTPVFSESALGPVQVVLLDGLPLELKRIDPKTPRLSELIEDSRRRFPLLFEQLYRTLVEGEIYFQQLHLERLPSFYKRVLQRVKTIPKGTVKNYGEIATEIGSPHGSRAVGSALARNPLPLLIPCHRVVKKDGAIGSFSMGGSTLKAKLLEKEGIILAKNHKFWIKQQGT, from the coding sequence ATGGACTCCTTAATCTCCGAAAGGGATGAGAAAATGACCCCTGTTTTTTCTGAAAGCGCACTTGGACCGGTCCAGGTCGTCCTGCTGGATGGACTCCCCCTCGAGCTCAAAAGAATAGATCCCAAGACTCCAAGACTTTCTGAATTAATCGAGGATAGCCGCAGGCGCTTTCCCCTTCTTTTTGAGCAGCTTTACAGGACCCTCGTTGAAGGAGAGATCTATTTCCAACAGCTCCATCTAGAAAGGCTCCCTTCCTTTTACAAGCGGGTACTCCAACGTGTAAAAACCATTCCCAAGGGGACGGTCAAAAACTACGGTGAAATCGCTACAGAAATCGGTTCTCCCCACGGAAGCCGTGCCGTAGGATCGGCCCTGGCTAGGAATCCTCTCCCTTTGCTTATTCCCTGTCATCGGGTTGTAAAAAAAGACGGTGCAATCGGTTCTTTCAGCATGGGAGGAAGCACGCTGAAAGCAAAACTCCTTGAAAAAGAAGGGATAATCCTGGCCAAAAACCATAAATTTTGGATAAAGCAGCAAGGAACTTAA
- a CDS encoding class I SAM-dependent methyltransferase → MWIDPDILQYFQRSATDIHRVHSSNCGWIERYGEDFVLVLNHEEEKERLIEGLLGWCTRRGIPCKRIFLKKRFAKEKPISTALSLVYGESSLPMHTVCRENGLYFSIRFDQGGSAGLFMDQRQNRLFLKKRPVSRLLNLFAFSCSFGLCGALAGAESWNVDLSPRFLEWGKENYKLNGVDPAVHRFWAMDAREALKIFKKKGIMFDHIILDPPTFSCGKKGANFSLARDFESLLETILELGSGEKTTLLLSANYKPWKTKDLLLKAQKTAAAKKRRLHLLHGPFPLPDIPRNELPASCWIELES, encoded by the coding sequence ATGTGGATTGATCCGGATATTCTTCAATACTTTCAGCGTTCGGCAACGGACATACACCGGGTGCATTCCTCCAATTGCGGATGGATAGAGAGATACGGCGAAGATTTTGTATTGGTTTTAAACCACGAGGAAGAAAAAGAAAGATTAATAGAAGGCCTTTTAGGGTGGTGTACACGGCGGGGAATTCCCTGCAAGAGGATATTTTTAAAAAAACGGTTTGCAAAAGAAAAGCCCATTTCGACCGCTTTGAGCCTTGTTTATGGAGAGAGCTCCCTGCCCATGCATACGGTTTGCCGGGAAAACGGGCTTTACTTTTCCATTCGCTTTGATCAAGGCGGCTCGGCCGGCTTGTTCATGGACCAGAGGCAAAACCGGCTGTTTTTAAAAAAAAGGCCGGTCTCAAGGCTATTAAACCTGTTTGCCTTTAGTTGTTCTTTTGGACTCTGTGGCGCTCTTGCCGGGGCAGAAAGTTGGAACGTCGATTTATCTCCCCGGTTTTTAGAATGGGGAAAAGAGAACTACAAGCTTAACGGCGTCGATCCGGCTGTTCACCGGTTTTGGGCCATGGACGCAAGGGAAGCTTTAAAAATTTTCAAGAAAAAAGGGATTATGTTTGATCACATCATCCTCGATCCTCCCACTTTTTCTTGCGGGAAAAAGGGGGCCAATTTTTCTCTCGCCCGGGATTTCGAATCCCTGCTTGAAACCATCCTTGAGCTCGGCTCCGGGGAAAAGACCACTTTATTGCTGTCGGCAAATTACAAGCCGTGGAAAACAAAAGATCTGCTCCTTAAGGCACAAAAAACGGCTGCTGCAAAAAAACGAAGGCTGCATCTGCTCCATGGTCCTTTCCCCCTGCCTGATATTCCTCGCAACGAACTCCCCGCCTCGTGCTGGATCGAGTTGGAAAGCTGA
- a CDS encoding ABC transporter ATP-binding protein, with product MTSPSSSTPPLLSVDRLKVYFPLRKGLFGRAKEFVKAVDDVSFSIEKGRTVGLVGESGSGKTTIGRAIVKLLNPTSGSIFFEGAPIHHLSQGQFRPYRKKIQMIFQDPHNSLNPRLNVEAILREPLDIHFPGLSKTQKREKIVELLEKVGLKADHIFRYPHEFSGGQRQRIGIARAIAVNPQLIVCDEPVSALDVSVQAQIINLLLDLQEELHLSYLFISHDLAVVEYISDYILVLYKGKIVEEGLPEEIYKNPKQEYTKKLISAIPVL from the coding sequence ATGACATCCCCCTCTTCAAGTACTCCCCCCCTACTTAGCGTCGATAGGCTTAAAGTGTACTTTCCCTTGCGCAAGGGGCTTTTCGGCAGGGCAAAAGAGTTTGTGAAAGCCGTTGACGACGTTTCTTTCTCGATTGAAAAGGGGCGGACCGTCGGCCTGGTTGGAGAAAGCGGCAGTGGCAAAACCACCATTGGAAGAGCGATTGTAAAGCTGCTGAACCCTACCTCGGGTTCTATTTTTTTCGAGGGGGCACCGATCCACCATCTTTCCCAGGGACAATTCCGTCCCTACAGGAAAAAAATCCAGATGATTTTTCAAGATCCTCATAATTCTTTAAATCCTCGTTTAAATGTTGAAGCCATACTTAGAGAGCCCCTGGACATCCATTTCCCGGGCCTGAGCAAGACCCAAAAGAGGGAGAAGATTGTTGAGCTGTTGGAAAAAGTCGGTCTTAAAGCCGATCACATTTTTCGCTATCCCCATGAATTCAGCGGGGGACAACGCCAGCGGATAGGCATTGCCCGTGCGATTGCGGTCAATCCCCAGTTGATCGTTTGTGATGAACCCGTCAGCGCCCTGGATGTCTCGGTTCAAGCCCAGATCATCAATTTATTGCTTGATCTGCAGGAGGAACTCCATCTTTCTTATCTCTTTATTTCTCATGACCTGGCCGTCGTTGAATACATCAGCGACTACATCCTGGTCCTCTACAAGGGAAAAATCGTGGAAGAGGGACTACCCGAAGAAATTTATAAAAACCCCAAGCAGGAGTATACCAAAAAACTGATTTCGGCTATTCCCGTACTTTGA
- a CDS encoding ABC transporter ATP-binding protein, with product MLLQVEDLHVSFLTPSGEQPALSGVSFGIGKMESVAIVGESGSGKSVTALSLTKLLDSPPALYKRGKILYEGVDLLKLAPKQLRKYRGGEIAYVFQEPSTSLNPVYSIGFQLMEAIELHQPQVKDKKSLGMDVLKKVGIGDCQRVWSCYPHELSGGMQQRVMIAMALLCKPKLLVADEPTTALDVTIQAQILELFAKIQKELGMSVLLITHNFGIVKGFADRVVVMFRGRVVEEGPTEKVIYSPLHPYTRALIDCVPKLGEKGKRLKAIDYSTIESSLKL from the coding sequence ATGCTTCTGCAGGTAGAAGATCTTCACGTCAGTTTCTTGACTCCTTCGGGAGAGCAGCCGGCCCTCTCCGGGGTGAGTTTCGGCATTGGAAAAATGGAGTCGGTGGCCATTGTCGGAGAAAGCGGCAGCGGCAAGTCGGTAACCGCTCTTTCGTTGACAAAACTCCTGGATAGTCCTCCGGCCCTCTATAAAAGAGGAAAAATTCTCTACGAAGGGGTTGATCTTTTGAAACTGGCGCCGAAGCAACTGCGGAAATATCGAGGAGGGGAAATTGCCTACGTTTTCCAGGAGCCTTCAACTTCTTTAAATCCCGTTTATTCGATCGGGTTTCAGCTCATGGAGGCGATCGAGCTTCACCAGCCTCAAGTCAAGGATAAGAAATCCCTGGGCATGGATGTTCTCAAAAAAGTGGGAATTGGGGATTGCCAAAGGGTCTGGAGTTGCTATCCTCATGAATTGAGTGGAGGGATGCAACAAAGGGTAATGATCGCCATGGCCCTGTTGTGTAAACCGAAACTTTTGGTTGCCGATGAACCCACGACGGCTCTTGATGTGACCATTCAAGCCCAGATACTGGAGTTGTTTGCCAAGATCCAGAAAGAATTAGGGATGTCCGTCCTGCTCATTACCCATAACTTTGGCATAGTCAAAGGATTTGCCGATCGGGTCGTGGTGATGTTCAGAGGAAGAGTAGTTGAAGAAGGACCAACCGAGAAAGTCATTTACTCCCCTCTCCATCCTTATACTCGGGCCCTGATCGATTGCGTTCCAAAACTGGGAGAAAAAGGAAAAAGGTTGAAAGCCATAGATTATAGCACGATCGAATCTTCCCTCAAGCTATGA
- a CDS encoding ABC transporter permease produces MKDKRSFIKEVLGHPLGALSSFILLILYLTAFLAPFLAPYEPSDQDLKRTYHPPTKIYWKDGRWQVARYRNVDPTSASYKEIPGECSPLKWFIHGYSYRFMGIIPADIHLFGVDKPDRVYLLGSDSTGRDVFSRLVYGSQVSLSIGVIGVSLTLVLGLLIGGLSGYYGGWFDNVVMRLTEFLMAVPGLYLLLALRGVFGVKFSSAQVYFLIVIILSFIGWSGFARVIRGLVLSLRSQTFVDAAVVLGQSSLRILLKHLLPNLASYLLVSAALSIPGYILGEAALSFLGLGIQEPSSSWGLMLAQAQDMKVFMLNFWWLLTPGVAILITVIAFNMLGDVLRDLVDPKFRLYQAKRG; encoded by the coding sequence ATGAAAGATAAAAGATCATTTATTAAAGAAGTCTTAGGCCACCCCCTGGGGGCGCTCTCTTCTTTTATTCTGCTTATTCTCTATTTGACCGCGTTTTTAGCTCCCTTTCTTGCTCCTTACGAACCCTCGGATCAAGACCTTAAGAGGACTTACCATCCCCCGACAAAGATATACTGGAAGGATGGACGGTGGCAAGTGGCTCGCTACAGGAATGTCGATCCGACCTCTGCCAGCTATAAAGAGATACCCGGGGAATGCTCTCCCTTGAAATGGTTTATCCATGGATATTCCTACCGCTTTATGGGCATAATCCCCGCGGATATCCATCTTTTCGGAGTAGATAAACCCGATCGGGTTTATCTTTTGGGCAGTGATAGCACCGGCAGAGACGTTTTTTCTCGGCTTGTTTATGGTTCGCAGGTTTCCTTAAGCATAGGGGTAATCGGCGTTAGCCTAACCTTGGTCTTGGGGCTTTTGATTGGAGGGTTGTCCGGGTATTATGGGGGATGGTTCGACAACGTGGTGATGCGGCTTACGGAATTTCTCATGGCCGTTCCCGGCTTGTATTTACTCCTGGCTTTAAGGGGAGTCTTCGGGGTTAAGTTTAGCTCAGCCCAAGTTTATTTTCTTATCGTGATCATATTGAGCTTCATCGGTTGGTCAGGGTTTGCACGGGTCATAAGGGGACTGGTCCTTTCCCTCCGTTCACAGACTTTTGTCGATGCCGCCGTCGTTCTCGGTCAATCTTCCTTGCGCATTCTCCTTAAGCATTTGCTTCCCAACTTGGCAAGTTACCTGCTCGTGTCGGCGGCTTTGTCTATCCCCGGGTATATTCTTGGTGAAGCGGCCTTGAGTTTCCTGGGTCTTGGAATACAAGAACCCTCCTCTTCCTGGGGTTTGATGCTCGCTCAGGCCCAGGATATGAAGGTCTTCATGTTGAACTTCTGGTGGCTGTTGACTCCCGGAGTCGCAATTTTGATTACGGTTATAGCGTTCAATATGCTGGGCGATGTGCTAAGGGACCTTGTGGACCCGAAGTTTCGCCTGTATCAGGCAAAAAGAGGGTGA
- a CDS encoding ABC transporter permease, which produces MILFIIRRLLALIPLLLGVTFMVFFLMSLTQTNYLTPLKAERDISPEMIAALEKKFGLDKPWYERYLLWLMNVIHGDFGYSWTYKMSVIELLLQRVQATLLLNLSSLALAWCIAIPVGVLAAMYKDSFIDRLSSFFAYISISFPEFFLALLAVYFAARTGWFPIGGLTSIEYPFLSPLDQWLDIAYHLVLPTVVLSVGGIANMMRIMRGSFLDAIRAEYVLTARAKGLPESLVMFRHVFRNAINPLISTFGYVIAGLLSGSLLVENIMNYPGIGQLIYSALMKQDQFVVLGSVVFSCVLLVVGNLAADILLAWVDPRVVRHER; this is translated from the coding sequence ATGATCCTTTTTATTATCCGCAGACTTTTAGCCCTTATTCCCCTTTTACTCGGGGTGACCTTCATGGTTTTTTTCTTGATGTCCTTGACCCAAACCAATTACTTGACTCCACTGAAAGCCGAAAGGGATATCAGTCCAGAAATGATTGCCGCTCTTGAAAAGAAATTCGGTCTCGATAAGCCCTGGTATGAACGCTATTTGCTCTGGTTGATGAACGTCATTCATGGGGACTTCGGTTATTCCTGGACTTACAAAATGTCGGTCATTGAATTGCTTTTGCAAAGGGTCCAAGCCACCCTGTTGTTGAATCTTTCTTCCTTGGCCCTGGCTTGGTGTATCGCCATACCGGTTGGGGTTTTGGCGGCTATGTATAAAGATTCTTTTATAGATCGGCTCAGTTCTTTTTTTGCCTATATTTCGATTTCTTTCCCTGAATTTTTTCTCGCCCTATTGGCCGTCTACTTTGCTGCAAGAACGGGATGGTTCCCCATCGGCGGATTAACATCCATAGAATATCCCTTTCTTTCCCCGTTGGATCAGTGGCTAGATATAGCTTATCATTTGGTGCTGCCCACGGTTGTCCTGAGCGTGGGAGGGATAGCGAACATGATGCGGATCATGAGAGGGAGTTTCTTGGATGCGATCCGAGCTGAATATGTCTTGACGGCCAGGGCAAAAGGTCTACCGGAAAGCCTGGTCATGTTCAGGCATGTTTTCCGTAATGCCATCAACCCCTTGATCAGCACATTTGGTTACGTCATTGCCGGGTTGTTGAGCGGATCCTTGCTGGTCGAAAACATAATGAATTACCCTGGGATTGGTCAACTGATCTATTCGGCATTAATGAAACAAGATCAATTTGTCGTCCTGGGATCGGTCGTCTTTAGTTGTGTATTGCTCGTGGTCGGTAATCTTGCAGCGGATATTCTATTGGCATGGGTGGATCCACGGGTTGTTCGTCATGAAAGATAA